The window TGGGCGCCGGAGACGGGCTTGACCACCAGGTCCGGGAACCGCTCCGCGAACTCCCGCGCGGCCTGCGGGAACGTCGTGATCAGGGTGGCCGGCACGGCGAGGTTGCTGCGCTGGGCGAGATGCAGTTGCCAGGGCTTGTGGCGGGCGCGGCGGGCGGCGTCCGGATGGTTCATCCAGCGCGCCCCGGTGGCGCGCAGCATGCCGTACAGCGCCTGCGACGACTCCTCCGTCAGCCAGGCGGACGGCTGGGGCGCGCGGGCGGCCGCGTCACCGGGCCTGCGCACCCAGACGGAGCGCAGGCCGTTCATGCTCACCAGGCGCCCGCCCACGGACAGATGCCCACGGCAGGCGCCCCGCACGTACTCGCCCGACAGCGCGACCCCGTTGGTGAGATCGGCGGGGTCGAGCCGGACGACGGGCACGCCCGCCTCGCCCAGCCGGAGGACCACCATGTCCGCCGTCACGTCCTCTTCACTGGTCAGGATGAGCACGGTCATCTTCCAGGGCCCGCGGTTCAGTCGTCGAAGTGCGTCTTGGAACCGGCGGTCGACGTCGTGGTTCCGAGAGCTCTCAGCGTGGCGTGGTCGGTGGCGGCTATCCGACCGTCCGGGAGGACGTTCAACTGCAGTCCGGAGTCGTACGCATACGGAGTGGTGACGTCCAACTCCACAGCGGGCCGCGCGTAGTTGAGCGTGAACGGTTGCATGTTCTCTCCCTGATTCGGCTTTCACGTCCTTATACGATTCGAACGGGTGATTGGTTTCCTTACGCTGCGTGATCGCCGCCCCGGAGGCGGCCCGGCAAGGGTCCCGCAAGCAAGGAGACAACGGAACGTCGGCCGGTTGCGACGGCGCCCGGCG of the Streptomyces sp. 1222.5 genome contains:
- the tgmB gene encoding ATP-grasp ribosomal peptide maturase, which translates into the protein MTVLILTSEEDVTADMVVLRLGEAGVPVVRLDPADLTNGVALSGEYVRGACRGHLSVGGRLVSMNGLRSVWVRRPGDAAARAPQPSAWLTEESSQALYGMLRATGARWMNHPDAARRARHKPWQLHLAQRSNLAVPATLITTFPQAAREFAERFPDLVVKPVSGAHPQEPPRAVPTSRVAPDADFTAVAYGPTLLQRRVPKRADVRLTAVGGTLLAARKPTDPDAHPDDVDVRFAPSVSPWLPVDVPPRVAEGVLRYLREAELAYGAFDFVEDADGIWWFLECNQSGQFGFVEMDTGQPIAATIAEWLAGQEDAGRTCADGERSTAS
- the tgmA gene encoding putative ATP-grasp-modified RiPP, yielding MQPFTLNYARPAVELDVTTPYAYDSGLQLNVLPDGRIAATDHATLRALGTTTSTAGSKTHFDD